In the Corynebacterium suedekumii genome, one interval contains:
- a CDS encoding peptide ABC transporter substrate-binding protein has translation MTLRKKAFGALAATTLVFGLAACGDSDSGNGDSANGGGDGNGGGDNYVTANGTEPQNPLIPSNTNEVGGGNIVDLIYSGLVYYDAEGKIHNEMAESIEPEGDKTFRVTLKDGWTFADGTEITAQHFVDTWNHAVANSHLSAYFFEPIMGYEEGAESMEGLQVVDDKTFTIELNQPEADFPQRLGYSAFYPLPDEAREDEAAFGENPNGNGPYKLLEWNHNQDATVVPNEEYQGERTPQNDGIKFVFYAQQDAAYNDLLAGNLDTLDAIPDIAFSTFEDELGERAVNQPSAVFQSFTIPESLEHWGGEEGKLRRQALSHAIDREEITNTIFEGTRTPATDFTSPVLPGYDGDVAGNDVLDFDPERAKELWAQADEIAPFTGEFTLSYNADGGHQAWVDAVTNSIRNNLGIEAVGNPYPDFKSLRDDVTGRTIQGAFRAGWQADYPSAGNFLGPLYGTGAGSNDGDYSNPDFDAKLAEAAGSDSPEAAAGIYNEAQEILFQDLPAIPLWYSNVAGGYSENVDNVTFSWKSVPVYYEITKQ, from the coding sequence ATGACTCTCAGAAAGAAAGCGTTCGGGGCGCTGGCTGCCACCACCCTGGTATTCGGCCTGGCTGCCTGCGGCGACTCCGACTCCGGCAACGGTGACTCGGCCAACGGCGGCGGCGACGGCAACGGGGGCGGCGACAACTACGTGACCGCCAACGGCACCGAGCCGCAGAACCCGCTCATCCCGTCCAACACCAACGAAGTGGGCGGCGGCAACATCGTCGACCTGATCTACTCCGGCCTCGTCTACTACGACGCCGAGGGCAAGATCCACAACGAGATGGCCGAGTCGATCGAGCCGGAGGGTGACAAGACCTTCCGCGTCACCCTCAAGGACGGCTGGACCTTCGCCGACGGCACTGAGATCACCGCGCAGCACTTCGTGGACACCTGGAACCACGCGGTGGCCAACTCCCACCTCTCCGCCTACTTCTTCGAGCCGATCATGGGCTACGAGGAGGGTGCCGAGTCCATGGAGGGCCTGCAGGTCGTCGACGACAAGACCTTCACCATCGAGCTCAACCAGCCCGAGGCCGACTTCCCGCAGCGTCTGGGCTACTCCGCCTTCTACCCGCTGCCGGACGAGGCACGCGAGGACGAGGCCGCCTTCGGCGAGAACCCGAACGGTAACGGCCCCTACAAGCTCCTGGAGTGGAACCACAACCAGGACGCCACCGTCGTCCCGAACGAGGAGTACCAGGGCGAGCGCACCCCGCAGAACGACGGCATCAAGTTCGTCTTCTACGCCCAGCAGGACGCCGCCTACAACGACCTCCTGGCCGGCAACCTCGACACCCTGGACGCCATCCCGGACATCGCCTTCTCCACCTTCGAGGACGAGCTCGGCGAGCGCGCCGTGAACCAGCCCTCCGCCGTCTTCCAGTCCTTCACCATCCCGGAGAGCCTCGAGCACTGGGGTGGCGAAGAGGGCAAGCTGCGCCGCCAGGCCCTGTCCCACGCCATCGACCGCGAAGAGATCACCAACACCATCTTCGAGGGCACCCGCACCCCGGCCACCGACTTCACCTCCCCGGTCCTCCCGGGCTACGACGGTGACGTCGCCGGCAACGATGTCCTCGACTTCGATCCCGAGCGCGCCAAGGAGCTGTGGGCCCAGGCCGACGAGATCGCTCCGTTCACCGGTGAGTTCACCCTCTCCTACAACGCCGACGGTGGCCACCAGGCCTGGGTCGACGCGGTGACCAACTCCATCCGCAACAACCTCGGCATCGAGGCTGTGGGCAACCCGTACCCGGACTTCAAGTCCCTGCGCGATGACGTCACCGGCCGCACCATCCAGGGCGCCTTCCGTGCCGGCTGGCAGGCCGACTACCCGTCCGCGGGTAACTTCCTCGGCCCGCTCTACGGCACCGGCGCCGGCTCCAACGACGGCGACTACTCCAACCCGGACTTCGACGCCAAGCTGGCCGAGGCCGCAGGCTCTGACTCCCCGGAGGCGGCCGCCGGCATCTACAACGAGGCCCAGGAGATCCTGTTCCAGGACCTGCCGGCCATCCCGCTCTGGTACTCCAACGTCGCGGGCGGCTACAGCGAGAACGTCGACAACGTCACCTTCTCCTGGAAGTCTGTCCCGGTGTACTACGAGATCACCAAGCAGTAG
- a CDS encoding ABC transporter permease, giving the protein MLRYIGRRLLQMIPVFFGATLLIYALVFLMPGDPVEALGGDRGLTEAARARIEAEYNLDKPFIVQYLLYIKGIFTLDFGTTFSGQPVSSVMANAFPVTIKLAAMALVFEAVFGIIFGVIAGVRRGGIFDSTVLVMSLIVIAVPSFVIGFVLQFLVGVKWGILPVTVGSREDFTSLLMPAVVLGAVSFAYVLRLTRQSVSENLRADYVRTARAKGLSNGRVMGRHVLRNSLIPVATFLGADLGALMGGAIVTEGIFAINGVGGSIYQAIIKGEPTTVVSFTTVLVIVYIIANLIVDLIYAVLDPRIRYA; this is encoded by the coding sequence ATGTTGCGCTACATCGGGCGACGACTGCTCCAGATGATCCCCGTGTTCTTCGGAGCCACGCTGCTCATCTACGCACTCGTCTTCCTCATGCCCGGCGACCCGGTCGAAGCCCTCGGCGGCGACCGCGGACTGACCGAGGCCGCTCGCGCCCGCATCGAGGCCGAGTACAACCTGGACAAACCCTTCATCGTCCAGTACCTGCTCTACATCAAGGGCATCTTCACGCTCGACTTCGGCACCACCTTCTCCGGCCAGCCCGTCTCCAGCGTGATGGCCAACGCCTTCCCGGTCACCATCAAACTGGCCGCCATGGCGCTGGTCTTCGAGGCCGTCTTCGGCATCATCTTCGGTGTCATCGCCGGTGTCCGTCGCGGCGGCATCTTCGACTCCACCGTCCTGGTCATGTCGCTGATCGTCATCGCCGTGCCGTCCTTCGTCATCGGCTTCGTCCTCCAGTTCCTCGTGGGTGTGAAATGGGGGATCCTGCCGGTCACCGTCGGCTCGAGAGAGGACTTCACCTCGCTGCTCATGCCGGCGGTCGTGCTGGGAGCTGTGTCCTTCGCGTACGTGCTCCGCCTGACCCGGCAGTCCGTCAGTGAGAACCTGCGCGCCGACTACGTCCGTACCGCCCGGGCCAAGGGCCTGAGCAACGGCCGGGTCATGGGCCGACACGTCCTGCGTAACTCGCTCATCCCGGTGGCCACCTTCCTGGGTGCGGACCTGGGTGCGCTCATGGGTGGCGCGATCGTCACCGAGGGCATCTTCGCCATCAACGGCGTCGGTGGCTCGATCTACCAGGCCATCATCAAGGGCGAACCGACCACGGTCGTGTCCTTCACCACCGTGCTGGTCATCGTGTACATCATCGCCAACCTCATCGTGGACCTGATCTACGCCGTGCTCGACCCGAGGATCCGATATGC